Proteins encoded in a region of the Hippopotamus amphibius kiboko isolate mHipAmp2 chromosome 11, mHipAmp2.hap2, whole genome shotgun sequence genome:
- the C11H18orf32 gene encoding UPF0729 protein C18orf32 homolog has product MVCIPCIVIPVLLWVYKKFLEPYIYPLISPFVSRMWPKKAIQESNDKNKGKVDYKGANINGLPTRGSTEISDKKKD; this is encoded by the exons ATGGTGTGCATTCCCTGCATCGTCATTCCGGTTCTGCTCTGGGTCTACAAAAAGTTCCTGGAGCCGTATATATACCCTCTGATCTCCCCCTTTGTTAGTCGCATGTGGCCTAAGAAAGCTATACAAGAATCCAATgataaaaacaaaggcaaagtAGACTATAAG GGTGCAAACATAAATGGATTACCAACAAGAGGATCAACAGAAATCTCTGATAAAAAGAAAGACTAA
- the RPL17 gene encoding 60S ribosomal protein L17: MVRYSLDPENPTKSCKSRGSNLRVHFKNTRETAQAIKGMHIRKATKYLKDVTLKKQCVPFRRYNGGVGRCAQAKQWGWTQGRWPKKSAEFLLHMLKNAESNAELKGLDVDSLVIEHIQVNKAPKMRRRTYRAHGRINPYMSSPCHIEMILTEKEQIVPKPEEEVAQKKKISQKKLKKQKLMARE; this comes from the exons ATGGTTCGTTATTCACTTGACCCAGAAAACCCCACAAAGT cATGCAAGTCAAGAGGTTCAAATCTTCGCGTTCACTTTAAG AACACTCGTGAAACTGCCCAGGCCATTAAGGGTATGCATATCCGAAAAGCCACCAAGTATCTGAAGGATGtcactttaaagaaacaatgtGTGCCATTCCGTCGTTACAATGGTGGAGTTGGTAGGTGTGCCCAG gccAAACAGTGGGGCTGGACACAGGGTCGGTGGCCCAAGAAGAGTGCTGAATTTTTACTGCACATGCTCAAAAATGCAGAGAGTAATGCTGAACTTAAG GGCTTAGATGTAGATTCTTTGGTCATTGAGCACATCCAGGTGAACAAAGCCCCCAAGATGCGGCGAAGGACTTACAGAGCTCATGGTCGGATTAACCCATACATGAGCTCTCCCTGCCACATTGAGATGATTCTTACTGAGAAAGAACAGATTGTTCCTAAACCAGAAGAGGAGGTTGCACAGAAGAAAAAG atatcccagaagaaactgaagaaacagaaacttatGGCCCGGGAATAa